In the genome of Desulfuromonas sp. DDH964, one region contains:
- a CDS encoding type IV pilus twitching motility protein PilT: MDAAKLNQILEIAFEKRVSDVHFEVDNPPIFRGRGQLIRAKLPNLTAEDTEFIAATILAHNRRELGADFREQDASYALANGGRFRVSLFRQRGVIGIVMRVIPPRVGTFKELNLPAVLGKIACAPNGLILVTGPTGNGKSTTLASMLRFLNENFTHNIITVEDPIEFLFTSNKSCIVQREVGLDTDSFSVALKTALRMDPDVIMVGEMRDTETIDACLKAAETGHLVFSTLHSPNATSAINRVLGSFPPESQEIVRQRLADCLVATVSLRLVKDKSGEAILPVVEVMRSTTTIQACIREGRLEEIEKNVEKGRDQYNMQTMDQHLVELCKRGIVAIEEAKRISRSTDLERKLMMEG; encoded by the coding sequence ATGGATGCCGCCAAACTGAACCAGATCCTGGAAATTGCATTCGAAAAACGGGTCTCCGATGTCCATTTCGAGGTCGACAACCCGCCGATCTTCCGCGGCCGCGGCCAGCTGATCCGCGCCAAGTTGCCCAACCTGACCGCCGAGGACACCGAGTTTATTGCCGCGACCATTCTCGCCCACAATCGCCGCGAGCTCGGCGCCGACTTCCGCGAGCAGGACGCCTCCTATGCCCTGGCCAACGGTGGCCGCTTCCGGGTCAGCCTCTTCCGCCAGCGCGGGGTTATCGGCATCGTCATGCGCGTCATCCCGCCCCGGGTCGGCACCTTCAAGGAACTCAACCTGCCGGCGGTGCTCGGCAAGATCGCCTGCGCACCCAACGGCCTGATTCTGGTCACCGGACCGACCGGTAACGGTAAGTCGACCACCCTCGCCTCGATGCTGCGCTTCCTCAATGAGAACTTCACCCACAACATCATCACCGTCGAGGACCCGATCGAATTCCTCTTCACCTCCAACAAGAGCTGCATCGTCCAGCGCGAGGTCGGCCTCGATACCGACAGCTTCAGCGTCGCCCTCAAGACCGCCCTGCGCATGGACCCCGACGTCATCATGGTCGGCGAGATGCGGGACACCGAGACCATCGACGCCTGCCTCAAGGCGGCCGAGACCGGCCACCTGGTCTTCTCCACCCTCCATTCCCCCAACGCCACCTCGGCCATCAACCGCGTCCTCGGCAGTTTCCCCCCCGAGTCGCAGGAGATCGTCCGCCAGCGCCTCGCCGACTGCCTGGTGGCGACGGTGTCACTGCGCCTGGTCAAGGACAAGAGCGGTGAGGCGATCCTGCCGGTGGTCGAAGTAATGCGTTCCACCACCACCATCCAGGCCTGCATCCGCGAGGGGCGGCTGGAGGAGATTGAGAAGAACGTCGAGAAGGGGCGCGACCAGTACAACATGCAGACCATGGACCAGCACCTGGTCGAGCTCTGCAAGCGCGGTATCGTCGCCATTGAGGAGGCAAAGCGCATCTCCCGTTCTACCGATCTCGAGCGCAAACTGATGATGGAGGGGTAA
- a CDS encoding serine/threonine protein kinase, with product MTRAGHPYQSLTPDLVMTAVESCGYRCDCRILALNSYENRVYQVGVEDAPPLIAKFYRPGRWSDAQLREEHLFTLELAEHELPVVAPLVRDGETLFQYGGFAFSLSPRQGGHAPEFDNLDNLLIMGRLLGRLHAVGAIRPFTHRPQLDSLSFGRESVALLLEDFVPAEYQANYRALSDDLLLSIEELFAAVKPRFIRTHGDCHAGNVLWRDGAPHLVDLDDARMAPAIQDIWLMLSGDRQRQTAQLAEIIDGYSEFHDFHPRELRLIEALRALRLLHYSAWLARRWDDPAFPHHFPWFNTPRYWGEQILALREQLAALVEPPLELP from the coding sequence ATGACCCGTGCCGGCCATCCCTATCAGAGTCTGACCCCCGACCTGGTCATGACCGCGGTGGAAAGCTGCGGCTACCGTTGCGACTGTCGCATTCTCGCCCTGAACAGTTATGAAAACCGGGTCTACCAGGTCGGCGTCGAAGACGCGCCTCCCCTGATCGCCAAGTTCTACCGGCCAGGACGCTGGTCTGACGCCCAGCTGCGGGAGGAACACCTGTTCACCCTGGAACTGGCCGAGCACGAACTGCCGGTGGTGGCGCCCCTGGTCAGGGACGGCGAAACCCTCTTCCAGTATGGCGGCTTCGCCTTCTCCCTCAGCCCGCGCCAGGGGGGGCACGCTCCCGAGTTCGACAACCTCGACAACCTGCTGATCATGGGCCGGCTACTGGGACGCCTGCACGCCGTCGGGGCGATCCGTCCCTTTACCCACCGGCCGCAGCTGGACAGCCTCAGCTTCGGCCGCGAGAGCGTCGCCCTGCTCCTGGAGGATTTTGTCCCCGCCGAATACCAGGCCAACTACCGGGCGCTGAGCGACGATCTGCTCCTCTCCATAGAAGAACTCTTCGCCGCCGTCAAGCCACGCTTTATCCGGACTCACGGCGACTGTCACGCCGGCAACGTCCTCTGGCGCGACGGTGCCCCGCATCTGGTCGATCTCGACGACGCGCGGATGGCGCCGGCGATCCAGGATATCTGGCTGATGCTCTCCGGCGACCGCCAGCGGCAGACGGCGCAGCTCGCCGAAATCATCGACGGCTACAGCGAATTCCACGACTTTCACCCCCGCGAGCTGCGCCTGATCGAGGCGTTGCGCGCGCTGCGCCTGCTCCACTACAGCGCCTGGTTGGCGCGGCGCTGGGACGACCCCGCCTTCCCCCACCACTTCCCCTGGTTCAACACCCCGCGTTACTGGGGGGAACAGATCCTCGCCCTGCGCGAGCAGCTGGCCGCCCTGGTCGAGCCGCCCCTGGAACTGCCCTAG
- the queF gene encoding NADPH-dependent 7-cyano-7-deazaguanine reductase QueF (Catalyzes the NADPH-dependent reduction of 7-cyano-7-deazaguanine (preQ0) to 7-aminomethyl-7-deazaguanine (preQ1) in queuosine biosynthesis) — MTAMDELHAQLPLGKPTDYAADYDPRLLCPVPRHNKRAELGLAGDLPFGGCDLWTAYELSWLDPRGKPVVAMGEFRFPCTSPQLIESKSLKLYLNSLNQARFANLEEVRQLLAADLQQAAGAPVAVALFAAPGFAGRELALLPGRCIDDLEIEIATYELSPQLLAGAADPGQVVDEELHSHLLKSNCLVTRQPDWGSVLIRYRGGRIDPAALLRYLVSFRRHNEFHEQCVERIFVDLQRYCCPEQLTVYARYTRRGGLDINPFRSNFEAEVPNLRLARQ; from the coding sequence ATGACCGCCATGGATGAACTGCACGCCCAGCTCCCCCTCGGCAAACCGACCGACTACGCTGCCGACTACGACCCCCGGCTGCTCTGCCCGGTGCCGCGCCACAACAAGCGTGCGGAGCTTGGCCTGGCCGGCGACCTTCCCTTCGGCGGCTGCGACCTCTGGACCGCCTACGAACTCTCCTGGCTCGACCCCCGGGGGAAGCCGGTGGTGGCGATGGGGGAGTTCCGTTTCCCCTGCACCTCCCCGCAGCTGATCGAGTCCAAGTCCCTCAAGCTTTACCTCAATTCCCTCAACCAGGCCCGTTTCGCCAACCTCGAGGAGGTGCGCCAGCTGCTTGCCGCCGATCTGCAGCAGGCGGCCGGGGCGCCGGTGGCGGTGGCGCTCTTTGCCGCTCCCGGCTTCGCCGGCCGCGAGCTGGCGCTGCTGCCGGGGCGCTGTATCGACGATCTCGAAATCGAGATCGCAACCTATGAACTCAGCCCGCAGCTCCTCGCCGGGGCGGCCGACCCCGGCCAGGTGGTGGACGAGGAGCTGCACAGTCACCTGCTCAAGAGCAACTGCCTGGTCACCCGCCAGCCCGACTGGGGGAGCGTCCTGATCCGCTACCGGGGGGGGCGCATCGACCCGGCGGCGCTGCTGCGCTACCTGGTCTCCTTTCGCCGCCACAACGAGTTTCACGAACAGTGCGTCGAGCGGATCTTCGTCGATCTGCAACGCTACTGCTGCCCCGAGCAGCTGACGGTCTACGCCCGCTACACCCGCCGCGGTGGCCTCGATATCAACCCCTTTCGCAGCAATTTTGAGGCTGAGGTGCCGAACCTGCGGCTGGCCCGCCAATAA
- a CDS encoding Bax inhibitor-1/YccA family protein, whose protein sequence is MEHPFPATARPTVTSASSFLTSVYGWMTAGLGLTAVVALFTASSQAMLQLVFGNRLVFFGLIIAEFGLVIALSAAIRRLSATAATGLFLLYSALSGVTFAAIFLAYTSSSIASAFFVTAGTFGAMSLYGYLTKRDLSSWGSFFFMGLVGFLLASLVNLWLQSAMIYWVTTYLGIFIFVGLTAYDTQKIKNLGAAGLSGAEHRKAAILGALTLYLDFVNLFLLLLRVFGRRR, encoded by the coding sequence GTGGAACACCCGTTTCCCGCCACTGCCCGTCCGACCGTCACCAGCGCCAGCAGCTTTCTCACCAGCGTCTACGGCTGGATGACCGCCGGTCTCGGCCTCACCGCCGTGGTCGCCCTCTTTACCGCTTCGAGCCAGGCCATGCTGCAGCTGGTTTTCGGCAACCGGCTCGTCTTCTTTGGCCTGATCATCGCCGAATTCGGCCTCGTCATCGCCCTCTCCGCCGCCATCCGCCGCCTCAGCGCGACGGCTGCCACCGGCCTCTTTCTGCTCTACTCGGCCCTCTCCGGCGTCACCTTCGCCGCCATCTTCCTCGCCTACACCAGCAGCTCCATCGCCAGCGCCTTCTTCGTCACCGCCGGCACCTTCGGCGCCATGAGCCTTTACGGTTACCTGACAAAGCGCGATCTCAGCTCCTGGGGGAGCTTCTTCTTCATGGGCCTGGTCGGCTTCCTGCTCGCTTCGCTCGTCAACCTCTGGCTGCAAAGCGCCATGATCTACTGGGTCACCACCTATCTCGGCATCTTCATCTTTGTCGGCCTGACCGCCTACGACACCCAGAAGATCAAGAACCTGGGCGCTGCCGGCCTGAGCGGCGCGGAGCATCGCAAGGCGGCCATTCTCGGTGCGCTGACCCTCTATCTCGATTTCGTCAACCTCTTCCTGCTGCTGCTGCGAGTCTTCGGCCGCAGGCGTTAG
- a CDS encoding zinc-dependent alcohol dehydrogenase family protein, whose protein sequence is MAETMRGMLLERIVSLADCSEPLRLVEWPIPDPGPGEVRVAVTVCGVCHTELDEVEGRTPPPRLPVIPGHQAVGRVDRLGAGVTDLAVGSRVGVAWIHSACGNCSWCREGRENLCPEFRATGRDADGGYAEYLVVPAPFVHPIPDALGDATAAPLLCAGAIGYRSLRLAALTGTAPLGLTGFGASAHLVLKLVRHLHPQLPVFVFARSAEEQQFARDLGAAWAGGTEAPPPEPMQAVIDTTPVWRPVVAALRHLAPGGRLVINAIRKEEGDRELLAGLDYPRDLWLEKEIRSVANVTRADVREFLALAARVPIHPACSEYPLAAANQALQELKAGKIRGAKVLRIG, encoded by the coding sequence ATGGCCGAAACGATGCGAGGCATGCTGCTGGAGCGGATCGTATCCCTGGCGGACTGTTCGGAACCGCTGCGGCTGGTGGAGTGGCCAATTCCGGACCCTGGCCCGGGCGAGGTGCGGGTCGCGGTCACTGTCTGCGGGGTATGCCATACCGAACTCGACGAGGTCGAGGGGCGCACCCCGCCGCCGCGGCTCCCCGTCATCCCCGGGCACCAGGCGGTCGGTCGCGTCGACCGGCTCGGCGCCGGGGTGACCGACCTCGCCGTTGGCAGCCGGGTCGGTGTCGCCTGGATTCATTCCGCCTGCGGGAACTGTTCCTGGTGCCGCGAAGGGCGGGAAAATCTCTGCCCTGAATTTCGCGCCACCGGTCGCGATGCCGACGGTGGTTACGCCGAGTATCTGGTAGTCCCCGCTCCCTTCGTTCACCCGATCCCCGACGCGCTTGGCGATGCCACGGCCGCGCCGCTCCTCTGTGCCGGGGCGATCGGCTATCGCTCGCTGCGCCTGGCCGCACTCACCGGCACGGCCCCCCTCGGTCTGACCGGGTTCGGCGCCTCCGCCCACCTGGTTCTGAAACTGGTACGTCATCTCCATCCGCAGCTGCCGGTTTTCGTCTTTGCCCGCAGCGCCGAAGAGCAGCAGTTTGCCCGCGATCTCGGCGCGGCCTGGGCAGGAGGGACGGAGGCGCCGCCACCCGAGCCGATGCAGGCGGTCATCGATACGACCCCGGTCTGGCGTCCGGTGGTCGCGGCGCTGCGCCATCTCGCCCCGGGTGGGCGGCTGGTGATCAACGCCATTCGCAAGGAGGAGGGCGATCGCGAGCTGCTGGCCGGTCTCGACTACCCGCGCGACCTCTGGCTGGAGAAGGAGATTCGCAGCGTCGCCAATGTCACCCGCGCCGATGTGCGCGAGTTTTTGGCCCTGGCCGCCCGCGTGCCGATCCACCCGGCCTGCAGCGAATACCCGTTGGCGGCGGCGAATCAGGCGCTGCAGGAATTGAAGGCGGGAAAGATCCGCGGCGCCAAGGTGCTGCGGATCGGGTGA
- a CDS encoding response regulator: MSETPPAKEPRRTLGEIFVEQGIISEKTRERILERSRQLGRRFGSVLEDLELITGEELAIALATQYDCRLLPNLPRIKVDNAVLEMIPVEVAMQHLIFPIKSEGGRLAVAMADPADNRVIENLAADTGMEIVPFVATKQDIREAICYRYLNKGATRPSERTVLVVDDDKLIRTMLGDILSGAGYRVLKAKDGMEAFKQVIAQSPHVIISDLEMPLLNGYGLLGALQNIPETSFIPVIMITGKAKSEEDELKAFQTGFFDVIFKPFTAGSVLARVKRAFHFYEHQYRLF; this comes from the coding sequence ATGAGCGAAACGCCGCCCGCCAAGGAACCCCGCCGGACCCTCGGCGAAATCTTCGTCGAACAGGGCATTATCAGCGAGAAGACCCGGGAGCGGATTCTGGAACGTTCCCGGCAGCTCGGGCGGCGCTTCGGCAGCGTACTCGAGGATCTCGAGCTGATCACCGGTGAGGAACTGGCCATTGCCCTCGCCACCCAGTACGACTGCCGCCTCCTTCCCAATCTCCCCCGCATCAAGGTCGATAACGCCGTCCTCGAGATGATCCCGGTCGAGGTCGCCATGCAGCACCTCATCTTCCCGATCAAGAGCGAGGGGGGACGCCTGGCAGTGGCAATGGCCGACCCCGCCGACAACCGCGTCATCGAGAACCTGGCTGCCGATACCGGCATGGAGATCGTCCCCTTTGTCGCCACCAAGCAGGATATCCGCGAGGCGATCTGTTACCGCTACCTGAACAAGGGGGCGACCCGCCCCAGCGAGCGCACCGTCCTGGTCGTCGATGACGACAAGCTGATCCGTACCATGCTTGGCGATATCCTCAGCGGCGCCGGCTACCGGGTTCTCAAGGCCAAGGATGGCATGGAAGCATTCAAGCAGGTGATCGCCCAGAGCCCGCATGTCATCATCTCCGACCTCGAGATGCCGCTGCTCAACGGTTACGGCCTGCTCGGAGCGCTGCAGAACATTCCCGAGACCAGTTTCATCCCGGTGATCATGATCACCGGCAAGGCCAAGAGCGAGGAAGACGAACTCAAGGCCTTTCAGACCGGCTTTTTCGATGTCATCTTCAAGCCCTTCACCGCCGGCTCGGTGCTGGCCCGGGTCAAACGCGCCTTTCACTTCTACGAGCACCAGTACCGCCTCTTCTGA
- a CDS encoding response regulator, whose product MHKVLIIDDDRIFLQFLRDYVAGRCPDLVIETCPDPLRGLAAITPDLDLLLVDLEMPGIDGSKILAYATEKGLDKRRIIILSARDADYLHQRFPMGSCLAVLNKHEARQKEVLDMVFSALQLKCRI is encoded by the coding sequence ATGCACAAAGTCCTGATTATTGATGATGACCGGATCTTTCTCCAGTTCCTGCGCGACTATGTCGCCGGCCGCTGCCCGGATCTGGTCATCGAGACCTGCCCCGATCCGCTGCGCGGTCTGGCGGCGATCACCCCCGACCTCGACCTGCTGCTGGTCGATCTCGAGATGCCCGGCATCGACGGCAGCAAGATCCTTGCCTACGCCACCGAAAAAGGGCTCGACAAGCGCCGGATCATCATCCTCTCCGCCCGTGATGCCGACTACCTCCACCAGCGCTTCCCGATGGGGAGCTGTCTCGCCGTCCTCAACAAGCACGAGGCCCGGCAGAAGGAGGTCCTCGACATGGTTTTCAGCGCGCTGCAGCTCAAATGCCGGATCTGA
- the ppnP gene encoding pyrimidine/purine nucleoside phosphorylase, with the protein MTYISPSQFANVSVTCKANLYFDGRVVSHSLTFADGSRKTLGLIYPGSYRFNTEAAEKMEIISGSCRVRIGGQEKWIGFAAGTWFEVPGNSSFEIAVEEGITEYVCSFV; encoded by the coding sequence ATGACTTACATTTCCCCTTCCCAGTTTGCCAATGTCAGCGTGACATGCAAGGCCAATCTCTATTTTGACGGCCGGGTTGTCAGCCATTCCCTGACCTTCGCCGACGGCAGCCGCAAGACCCTCGGCCTGATCTATCCCGGCAGCTACCGTTTCAATACCGAGGCCGCGGAGAAGATGGAAATCATCTCCGGCAGTTGCCGGGTCAGGATCGGTGGCCAGGAGAAATGGATCGGTTTTGCCGCCGGCACCTGGTTCGAGGTTCCGGGGAATTCCTCCTTCGAGATCGCCGTCGAGGAGGGCATAACCGAATATGTCTGCTCTTTTGTCTGA
- a CDS encoding cytochrome b5 domain-containing protein, giving the protein MTSEELRRFDGRDGRQALVAVNGKVYDVTASARWPDGLHEGLHAAGADLSAALLTAPHVRAVIERFPVVGELVDPLPAAPSRLSPLLLAAVLVLVVAVLLLVYFLR; this is encoded by the coding sequence ATGACCAGCGAGGAGTTGCGCCGATTTGACGGCCGCGATGGCCGCCAGGCCCTGGTTGCCGTCAACGGCAAGGTCTACGATGTCACGGCCAGCGCGCGCTGGCCTGACGGCCTGCACGAGGGGCTGCACGCCGCCGGCGCCGATCTCAGCGCAGCGCTCTTGACAGCGCCCCATGTTCGTGCCGTGATCGAACGCTTTCCGGTGGTCGGTGAACTGGTGGATCCGCTGCCGGCGGCCCCCTCCCGGTTATCACCGCTCCTCCTGGCCGCGGTCCTGGTGCTGGTGGTTGCCGTCCTGTTGCTGGTCTATTTCCTGCGCTGA
- a CDS encoding DEAD/DEAH box helicase, with the protein MNFSSFQFHPKVAAGIAAAGFTTPTPIQAQAIPRVMAGRDIMGLAQTGTGKTAAFGLPILHRLLQGERGHVRALVIAPTRELAEQIHVAISAFGSETGLRSATIYGGVGINPQVQKLKRGVEIVVACPGRLLDHIRQQTIDLSRVEVLVLDEADQMFDMGFFPDIRKILGHLPRQRQNLLFSATMPVAIRKLAAEVLTAPETIQVDTLAPATTVSHAIYPVAQHLKTDLLLELLRHTDTGSVLIFTRTKHRAKRLDEKLCKSGFKAASLQGNLSQSRRQAALDGFRDGRFQILVATDIAARGIDVSQISHVINYDIPATTEAYIHRIGRTGRAACSGDAFTLVSSEDRAMVQSIERVLGSAIERRTLAAFDYNQAAPERPKTAAGAPRQPRPEAARRSKSPASPARSPRRGPRQGGAVASRNSARNS; encoded by the coding sequence ATGAATTTCAGCAGTTTCCAGTTCCACCCCAAGGTTGCGGCCGGCATTGCCGCTGCCGGCTTCACCACCCCCACGCCGATCCAGGCCCAGGCCATCCCCCGGGTCATGGCCGGTCGCGACATCATGGGCCTGGCCCAGACCGGAACCGGCAAGACCGCGGCCTTCGGGCTGCCGATCCTGCACCGCTTGTTGCAGGGGGAGCGCGGTCATGTGCGCGCCCTGGTCATCGCCCCGACCCGCGAGCTGGCCGAGCAGATCCACGTGGCGATTTCCGCTTTCGGCAGCGAGACCGGTCTGCGCAGCGCCACCATCTACGGCGGCGTCGGCATCAATCCGCAGGTCCAGAAGCTGAAGCGCGGCGTCGAGATCGTCGTCGCCTGCCCGGGGCGCCTGCTCGACCATATCCGGCAACAGACCATTGACCTCTCCCGCGTCGAGGTGCTGGTTCTTGACGAGGCCGACCAGATGTTCGACATGGGATTCTTTCCCGACATCCGGAAGATCCTCGGGCATCTGCCGCGGCAGCGCCAGAACCTCCTCTTCTCGGCGACCATGCCGGTAGCGATCCGCAAGCTCGCAGCCGAGGTCCTGACCGCGCCGGAGACGATCCAGGTCGATACCCTGGCGCCGGCGACGACCGTCAGCCATGCCATCTACCCGGTCGCCCAGCACCTCAAGACCGACCTGCTGCTCGAACTGCTGCGGCATACCGATACCGGCTCGGTCCTGATCTTCACCCGGACCAAGCACCGCGCCAAGCGGCTGGACGAAAAGCTCTGCAAGAGCGGCTTCAAGGCCGCCTCGCTGCAGGGGAACCTCTCCCAGTCGCGGCGCCAGGCGGCCCTTGACGGGTTCCGCGATGGCCGTTTCCAGATCCTCGTCGCCACCGACATCGCCGCCCGCGGCATCGATGTCTCGCAGATTTCCCATGTCATCAATTACGACATCCCGGCGACCACCGAGGCCTATATCCATCGGATCGGCCGCACCGGCCGCGCCGCCTGCAGTGGCGATGCCTTTACCCTGGTGAGCAGCGAAGACCGGGCGATGGTGCAATCGATCGAGCGGGTCCTCGGCAGTGCCATCGAGCGGCGCACCCTGGCCGCTTTCGATTACAACCAGGCCGCTCCCGAGCGGCCCAAAACGGCAGCCGGCGCACCCCGTCAGCCGCGGCCCGAGGCGGCCCGGCGCAGCAAGTCTCCGGCCTCCCCCGCGCGCTCGCCGCGGCGTGGACCCCGCCAGGGCGGGGCTGTCGCCTCCCGCAACTCCGCCCGCAATAGCTGA
- a CDS encoding DUF3750 domain-containing protein: protein MTPEASAPTRRQAGLALGLCFLLLGACSGEDWRTASRAPAGLAPDPAVTREAVLQVYAARAWGWRGWFAVHTWLAAKPTNAPGYTVYEVIGWRQHRGLPVLRIEQDLPDRLWYGERPWLISDQRGPEVDALITAVDRAARSYPWPETYSAFPGPNSNTFTAWIGSQVPDLKLDLPFSAIGSGYLDRH from the coding sequence ATGACGCCTGAGGCGTCTGCGCCAACCCGACGCCAGGCAGGCCTCGCTCTCGGCCTCTGCTTCCTGCTCCTCGGCGCCTGTTCCGGCGAAGACTGGCGCACCGCCAGCCGCGCCCCGGCGGGACTCGCCCCCGACCCGGCTGTGACCCGGGAGGCGGTGCTGCAGGTCTACGCCGCCCGGGCCTGGGGCTGGCGCGGCTGGTTCGCCGTACACACCTGGCTGGCGGCCAAACCGACCAACGCTCCCGGATACACCGTTTATGAGGTCATCGGCTGGCGCCAGCATCGTGGTCTGCCGGTGCTGCGCATCGAACAGGACCTCCCGGACCGGCTCTGGTACGGAGAGCGGCCGTGGCTGATCAGCGACCAGCGTGGCCCCGAGGTCGACGCCCTGATCACGGCGGTCGACCGGGCCGCACGCAGCTATCCCTGGCCCGAGACCTACAGCGCCTTTCCCGGCCCCAACAGCAACACCTTCACCGCCTGGATCGGCAGCCAGGTGCCAGACCTGAAGCTTGACCTCCCCTTCTCGGCCATTGGCAGCGGCTATCTCGATCGCCATTAG
- a CDS encoding putative 4-mercaptohistidine N1-methyltransferase, translated as MVNHPAEPCPSDLAALTACQLRYASDSAIAQYCDAHFGPDKFGVENFPARMARICCEAMAGRPRHRALDLGCAVGRASFELAARFEQVTGIDFSRPFIDTARRLQERGTLCYQLTEEGEFLAERKVSLQELGLAHAAARVFFHQGDARHLQPHQTGYDLILAANLIDRLGDPAGFLAGIHQRLVPGGLLVIASPYTWLEEFTPRRNWLGGRYRCGVPLTSLAGLGEHLEQRFTMIQPPQEVESVLRETARKFQVNISQVTIWRRDH; from the coding sequence ATGGTGAATCACCCTGCCGAGCCGTGCCCCTCCGACCTTGCCGCCCTGACGGCATGCCAGCTTCGCTACGCCTCCGATAGCGCCATCGCCCAGTACTGTGACGCCCACTTCGGGCCCGACAAATTCGGGGTGGAGAACTTTCCGGCCCGCATGGCCCGGATCTGCTGTGAGGCGATGGCCGGGCGACCACGGCATCGGGCCCTCGACCTTGGCTGTGCCGTCGGCCGCGCCAGTTTCGAACTGGCCGCCCGCTTCGAGCAGGTTACCGGAATCGACTTTTCCCGCCCCTTCATCGACACCGCCCGGCGCCTGCAGGAGCGTGGCACCCTCTGTTACCAGCTGACCGAAGAGGGCGAATTTTTGGCCGAGCGAAAAGTCTCGCTGCAGGAGCTGGGGCTGGCCCATGCCGCCGCGCGGGTCTTCTTTCACCAGGGGGATGCCCGGCACCTTCAGCCCCACCAGACCGGCTACGACCTGATCCTGGCCGCAAATCTCATCGACCGCCTGGGCGATCCGGCAGGCTTCCTCGCCGGCATTCACCAGCGCCTGGTCCCTGGCGGCCTGCTCGTCATCGCCTCCCCCTACACCTGGCTGGAGGAATTCACACCGCGGCGCAACTGGCTCGGCGGCCGCTACCGCTGCGGCGTCCCTCTCACCTCTCTGGCCGGCCTCGGTGAACACCTCGAGCAGCGCTTCACCATGATTCAGCCACCGCAGGAGGTCGAGTCCGTCCTGCGCGAGACGGCCCGCAAATTCCAGGTCAACATCTCCCAGGTGACAATCTGGCGCCGGGACCATTGA
- a CDS encoding substrate-binding domain-containing protein, whose product MAGKGWVIFFVVLLQALSAGASMNESPKLLRVYGPGGPHHVLEECAELFRERHGIEVAVIKAMPRELERKLHEDGDLYYGGAEYMLEDLVDRHPDLLDLSTAENLHPRRIGVVVRKGNPHGIQTFADLSRDGIDLLDVKLERMRHFHGEQARPGQIRHFVFTGQQGVSAWLATPEIDAWVTYRSWHLWLEDEADFVEIPGPAGLRYTPMALTLRTPHRAEALQFLTFLKSSEARQIFAEHGWY is encoded by the coding sequence ATGGCAGGAAAAGGGTGGGTGATTTTTTTCGTGGTGCTGCTGCAGGCGCTGAGTGCCGGGGCGTCGATGAACGAATCGCCCAAATTATTGCGCGTCTATGGTCCGGGAGGACCGCACCATGTCCTCGAGGAATGCGCTGAACTCTTCCGGGAGCGCCACGGCATCGAGGTCGCAGTAATCAAGGCCATGCCCCGCGAGCTTGAAAGAAAGCTTCACGAGGATGGCGACCTCTACTATGGCGGCGCCGAGTACATGCTGGAAGACCTGGTGGACCGCCATCCCGACCTGCTCGACCTGAGCACGGCCGAAAACCTTCACCCCCGCCGCATCGGCGTTGTCGTACGCAAAGGGAATCCGCACGGCATCCAGACCTTTGCCGACCTGAGTCGCGACGGCATTGACCTGCTTGACGTCAAGCTGGAGCGGATGCGCCACTTCCACGGCGAGCAGGCCCGGCCGGGCCAAATCAGACACTTTGTCTTCACCGGCCAGCAGGGGGTTAGCGCCTGGCTGGCCACACCGGAGATCGACGCCTGGGTCACTTACCGCTCCTGGCACCTCTGGCTGGAAGACGAAGCAGACTTTGTGGAAATCCCCGGTCCGGCGGGACTGCGTTACACCCCGATGGCGCTGACCCTAAGAACCCCCCACCGCGCCGAGGCACTGCAATTTCTCACCTTCCTGAAATCCTCGGAGGCCCGGCAAATCTTCGCAGAACACGGCTGGTACTAG
- a CDS encoding cold-shock protein — protein sequence MAEGTVKWFNDAKGFGFIEQDNGPDVFVHFSQIQGDGFKSLAEGDRVSFDVTQGQKGPQSANVNKI from the coding sequence ATGGCAGAAGGCACCGTGAAATGGTTCAACGACGCAAAAGGTTTTGGTTTCATCGAGCAGGACAATGGTCCTGACGTATTCGTACATTTTTCCCAGATCCAGGGTGATGGTTTCAAATCCCTCGCCGAGGGAGACCGGGTGAGCTTTGATGTCACCCAAGGGCAGAAGGGTCCGCAGTCGGCCAATGTCAACAAAATCTAG